A part of Microbacterium terregens genomic DNA contains:
- a CDS encoding glycosyltransferase family 2 protein, protein MLDERSVTAVPVSGTWQDYAEAHALSGRALRLLALATPPLPRPVARTRAPRLTPRERPVISVVIPCYNYARYLPDAVGSVVAQQDVDVEVIIVDDVSTDDSLRVARGLAAAHPNVRVLASEQNGGHVRAFNAGWQVASGAYIVKLDADDLLAAGALARAAALFEAHPNVGLVYGHPRHFDGALPAGRVREVRWTVWAGRDWLAERCRLGVSAITNPEMVLRSAVLVELGPMDPALPYAPDMEIAMRVAAVSDVGWIGGADQALHREHGASMSATDGSGTLVDLIARAGAFASVFRRVGGRLPEAARLGDEARRALARDALRFASAALDRGRPKEDYADLLDFAAGVWPPATEWGTFRRVARATPPSRAARLAVLARRAGRRTRDRLYYARWVVSGA, encoded by the coding sequence ATGCTGGATGAGCGATCGGTGACCGCGGTGCCGGTGTCCGGGACCTGGCAGGACTACGCCGAAGCCCACGCCCTGTCGGGCCGTGCGCTGCGCCTGCTGGCGCTCGCCACGCCGCCGCTGCCCAGACCGGTCGCCCGCACCCGCGCGCCCCGACTCACGCCTCGGGAGCGGCCCGTGATCTCGGTCGTCATCCCCTGCTACAACTACGCCCGGTATCTGCCGGATGCCGTCGGCAGCGTCGTGGCGCAGCAGGACGTCGATGTCGAGGTCATCATCGTCGACGACGTCTCCACGGACGACAGCCTCCGGGTGGCGCGCGGCCTCGCGGCGGCGCACCCCAACGTGCGGGTTCTGGCCAGCGAGCAGAACGGGGGGCACGTCCGCGCCTTCAACGCCGGATGGCAGGTCGCGTCCGGCGCGTACATCGTGAAACTGGATGCCGATGACCTTCTCGCCGCGGGGGCGCTGGCCCGCGCGGCCGCCCTCTTCGAAGCGCATCCGAACGTCGGCCTGGTCTACGGCCACCCTCGGCACTTCGACGGTGCACTACCGGCCGGCCGGGTGCGCGAGGTGCGCTGGACGGTGTGGGCCGGACGGGATTGGCTGGCGGAACGCTGCCGCCTGGGGGTCAGCGCGATCACGAATCCCGAGATGGTGCTGCGCTCGGCCGTGCTGGTGGAGCTGGGGCCGATGGACCCGGCGCTCCCGTACGCCCCCGACATGGAGATCGCGATGCGCGTCGCCGCGGTCAGCGACGTCGGGTGGATCGGCGGAGCCGACCAGGCGCTGCACCGGGAACACGGCGCAAGCATGAGCGCGACGGACGGCTCCGGCACCCTGGTCGATCTCATCGCCCGTGCGGGGGCTTTCGCCAGCGTGTTCCGGCGGGTCGGGGGGCGGCTTCCCGAGGCCGCGCGCCTAGGGGACGAAGCGCGCCGCGCCCTGGCCCGTGATGCGCTGCGGTTCGCGTCCGCCGCGCTCGACCGGGGGCGACCGAAAGAGGACTACGCCGACCTCCTCGACTTCGCGGCGGGCGTGTGGCCGCCGGCGACGGAGTGGGGCACGTTCCGGCGGGTCGCGCGCGCAACCCCGCCGTCGCGGGCCGCGCGGCTCGCGGTGCTCGCACGGAGGGCCGGGCGGCGCACCCGCGACCGGCTGTACTACGCGCGGTGGGTGGTCTCCGGTGCCTAG
- a CDS encoding glycosyltransferase family 1 protein, producing the protein MGRVKAVMTTARRARDVGPRGVAQRVAWRAYRATGAADLFFQIADEDLLARVPEELPTPLVRPRRGRPLTIGWVSTAPAPGSGGHTTLFRMVEALEANGHRCVLYFYDRHGLDVAALAAVVREHWPTVRAEVRDVRAGIRGLDAVVASGWESAHLIVRYGDTPMRRLYFIQDYEPHFYGHGAEHEFAAMTYRLPFRRIALGDMLDGMIRQHTGLASDVVPFGCDSAAYRLPSPQPDRRGVVFYSRPDYARRGYQLARVALTHFHRLHPDQEIHVYGAPPRGLDVPHAFHGRLTTAELNDLYGRTVAGLAMSFTNITLVAEEMLAAGNIPVVNDMPLAHRVLPNPHVRWSEPTAGGLAAALSAAVTAPDIDANAIAAAASVRGRSWQPTRDAVTRIIEDEVYGP; encoded by the coding sequence ATGGGCAGGGTGAAGGCGGTGATGACGACAGCACGACGCGCCCGCGACGTCGGGCCGCGCGGCGTCGCGCAGCGGGTCGCGTGGCGCGCGTACCGCGCGACCGGGGCGGCGGACCTCTTCTTCCAGATCGCCGACGAGGACCTGCTCGCCCGCGTCCCGGAAGAGCTGCCGACACCGCTCGTCCGCCCCCGCCGTGGGCGTCCGCTGACCATCGGCTGGGTCTCCACGGCACCGGCCCCCGGTTCGGGCGGTCACACGACGCTGTTCCGGATGGTGGAGGCGCTGGAGGCGAACGGCCATCGGTGCGTCCTGTACTTCTACGACCGGCACGGGCTGGACGTCGCCGCGCTGGCCGCCGTCGTCCGCGAGCACTGGCCGACCGTGCGCGCGGAAGTCAGAGACGTGCGCGCCGGCATCCGTGGCCTGGATGCCGTCGTCGCCTCGGGGTGGGAATCCGCCCACCTGATCGTTCGATACGGCGATACGCCGATGCGGCGGCTGTACTTCATCCAGGACTACGAGCCGCACTTCTACGGCCACGGCGCCGAGCACGAGTTCGCGGCGATGACCTACCGGCTGCCATTCCGCCGGATCGCCCTGGGGGACATGCTGGACGGCATGATCCGTCAGCACACCGGCCTGGCATCGGACGTCGTCCCGTTCGGCTGCGATTCGGCGGCCTACCGACTGCCGTCCCCGCAGCCGGACCGCCGCGGGGTCGTCTTCTACTCGCGCCCCGACTACGCCCGTCGCGGGTACCAGCTGGCACGCGTCGCGCTGACCCACTTCCACCGCCTGCACCCCGATCAGGAGATCCACGTCTACGGGGCACCACCCCGGGGACTGGACGTCCCGCATGCGTTCCACGGCCGCCTCACGACCGCGGAGCTGAACGACCTCTACGGCCGGACCGTCGCGGGGCTGGCGATGTCCTTCACGAACATCACGCTCGTCGCCGAGGAGATGCTCGCCGCCGGGAACATCCCGGTGGTCAACGACATGCCGCTCGCGCACCGGGTGCTGCCCAATCCGCACGTGCGGTGGTCCGAGCCCACCGCGGGCGGCCTCGCCGCCGCGCTCAGCGCGGCCGTGACGGCACCCGACATCGACGCGAACGCGATTGCCGCAGCCGCATCGGTCCGCGGGCGATCCTGGCAACCCACCCGTGACGCGGTCACCCGGATCATCGAGGACGAGGTGTACGGACCGTGA
- a CDS encoding acyl-CoA ligase (AMP-forming), exosortase A system-associated, with product MTALRWNVHHLLAQAAAATPDAPALTYKSDTAAYADVWRAVTSVAVHLRELGLARGDRVAVYLEKRIETVVALFAASAAGGVFVPINAVLKSAQVGHILSDSGSRILITSADRLGQLGELLPHTAVEHVIVIGAADESDLAAGFHPWRGSADTAHDPVAPAAIDLDPAAILYTSGSTGRPKGVVLSHRNLLVGAESVSGYLENTGDDVILSVLPLSFDAGLSQVTTAFAVGAHVILMNYLLPREVPKLCAQHGVTGITAVPPLWLQIADVPWPDAAVQRLRYFANTGGRMPRATLDRLRATFPGADPYLMYGLTEAFRSTYLDPAEVDRRPDSIGKAIPNAEVLVLRPDGTRCDPGEPGELVHRGALVALGYWNDPVRTAERYRLVHHPDQEWRAPEMAVWSGDTVVADDDGFLYFVGRADDMIKTSGYRVSPTEIEEAAYSTGLVRDAVAVGLPDAALGQRIVLIATPTQPELDVPALTAALRRLLPLYMVPSRIEVREELPRSPNGKFDRTLLKAEVSA from the coding sequence GTGACCGCGCTGCGCTGGAACGTCCACCACCTGCTCGCCCAGGCCGCCGCGGCGACGCCGGATGCGCCGGCGCTGACGTACAAGAGCGACACCGCCGCCTACGCCGATGTGTGGCGTGCGGTGACCTCGGTCGCCGTGCACCTCCGCGAGCTGGGTCTGGCGCGCGGGGACCGCGTCGCGGTCTACCTCGAGAAGCGGATCGAGACCGTCGTGGCCCTGTTCGCGGCATCCGCTGCGGGCGGGGTGTTCGTGCCGATCAACGCCGTCCTCAAATCCGCCCAGGTCGGCCACATCCTGAGCGACAGCGGGTCGCGCATCCTGATCACCTCCGCGGACCGGCTGGGTCAGCTCGGCGAGCTGCTGCCGCACACCGCGGTCGAGCACGTGATCGTGATCGGCGCCGCGGACGAGAGCGACCTCGCAGCCGGTTTCCATCCCTGGCGGGGATCGGCCGATACGGCGCACGACCCCGTCGCACCGGCGGCGATCGATCTGGACCCCGCCGCGATCCTGTACACCTCGGGCAGCACCGGCAGACCGAAGGGTGTGGTGCTCAGCCACCGCAACCTGCTCGTCGGCGCCGAGAGCGTGAGCGGCTACCTCGAGAACACCGGCGACGACGTCATCCTCAGCGTGCTGCCGTTGAGCTTCGACGCCGGACTGAGCCAGGTCACCACGGCGTTCGCGGTCGGCGCGCACGTCATCCTGATGAACTACCTCCTCCCGCGCGAGGTGCCGAAGCTCTGCGCGCAGCACGGGGTGACCGGGATCACGGCGGTCCCCCCGCTCTGGCTGCAGATCGCGGACGTTCCGTGGCCCGACGCGGCGGTGCAACGCCTGCGCTACTTCGCCAACACAGGGGGACGGATGCCGCGGGCCACACTCGATCGGCTGCGCGCGACCTTTCCCGGGGCCGACCCGTACCTGATGTACGGCCTCACCGAGGCGTTCCGCTCCACGTATCTCGATCCGGCCGAAGTCGATCGTCGACCGGACTCGATCGGCAAGGCCATTCCGAACGCCGAGGTCCTCGTGCTGCGGCCCGATGGCACCCGCTGCGACCCGGGGGAGCCGGGCGAGCTCGTGCACCGGGGAGCACTGGTGGCGCTGGGCTACTGGAACGACCCGGTGCGCACCGCCGAGCGGTACCGCCTCGTCCACCATCCCGATCAGGAGTGGCGCGCCCCCGAGATGGCGGTGTGGTCCGGTGACACCGTCGTGGCCGACGACGACGGGTTCCTCTACTTCGTCGGACGCGCCGACGACATGATCAAGACGTCGGGGTACCGGGTCAGCCCGACCGAGATCGAGGAGGCGGCGTACAGCACCGGCCTGGTTCGGGATGCTGTCGCCGTGGGTCTGCCGGACGCGGCCCTGGGCCAGAGGATCGTTCTGATCGCCACACCCACGCAACCCGAACTCGACGTTCCCGCCCTGACCGCCGCCCTCCGCCGGCTCCTGCCGCTGTACATGGTCCCGTCCCGCATCGAGGTCCGTGAAGAGCTGCCCCGCTCGCCGAACGGCAAGTTCGATCGCACCCTTCTGAAGGCCGAGGTATCAGCGTGA
- a CDS encoding pyridoxal-dependent decarboxylase, exosortase A system-associated: MTPHDHVAAFGATDGELRVGGLPLSRLAARVGSTPFFAYDRGLLDARVDTLRAALPARLELSYAMKANPMPAVVQHLARRVDRIDVASGLEMQAALDTAMRPDRVSFAGPGKTPAEIRSAVAAGVLLEIESTTELSRVVAAGDDLGLTPTIALRVNPDFAVKGSGMRMGGGPQQFGIDAEDVPAVLREIAATGVDVLGFHVFAGSQNLHAAIIAEAQSRTVDLVSALADHLDRPVRYLNLGGGFGIPYTEKDQPLDLDAVAAGLHELVDGPIAARFPEASAVLELGRYLVGECGIYVTRVLDRKVSRGKTYLVVDGGMHHQLAASGNFGQAIRRNYPVVVGNRVDTASGEAVTVVGCLCTPLDLLGDDIALPPAEIDDLIVIFQAGAYGLTASPTAFLGHAPPAEVLV; encoded by the coding sequence GTGACACCCCACGACCACGTCGCCGCGTTCGGCGCGACCGACGGCGAACTGCGGGTGGGCGGTCTGCCGCTCAGCCGGCTGGCCGCCCGCGTCGGGTCCACGCCCTTCTTCGCCTACGACCGCGGTCTGCTCGACGCGCGGGTGGACACGCTGCGCGCCGCCCTGCCCGCGCGCCTCGAGCTGAGCTATGCGATGAAGGCCAACCCGATGCCCGCCGTCGTGCAGCACCTCGCCCGACGCGTCGACCGGATCGATGTGGCCTCGGGCCTGGAGATGCAGGCGGCGCTGGATACCGCCATGCGCCCGGACCGGGTGAGCTTCGCCGGTCCCGGCAAGACACCGGCCGAGATCCGCTCGGCGGTCGCGGCGGGCGTCCTGCTCGAGATCGAGTCGACGACCGAGCTGTCGCGCGTCGTCGCCGCGGGCGACGACCTCGGCCTGACCCCGACGATCGCCCTCCGCGTCAATCCCGACTTCGCTGTCAAGGGCTCGGGGATGCGCATGGGCGGCGGACCCCAGCAGTTCGGCATCGACGCCGAAGACGTTCCCGCGGTCCTGCGCGAGATCGCCGCGACCGGTGTGGACGTGCTCGGCTTCCACGTCTTCGCGGGTTCGCAGAACCTCCACGCGGCGATCATCGCCGAGGCGCAGAGCCGCACCGTCGACCTGGTCAGCGCGCTCGCCGACCACCTCGACCGACCGGTGCGCTATCTGAACCTGGGCGGAGGATTCGGCATCCCGTACACCGAGAAGGACCAGCCGCTGGACCTGGACGCGGTCGCCGCCGGGCTGCACGAGCTGGTCGACGGGCCGATCGCCGCGCGCTTCCCCGAAGCGAGCGCTGTGCTCGAGCTCGGACGCTACCTCGTCGGCGAATGCGGGATCTACGTCACCCGGGTGCTGGACCGCAAAGTCTCCCGCGGCAAGACCTACCTGGTGGTCGACGGGGGGATGCACCACCAGCTGGCAGCCTCGGGGAACTTCGGCCAGGCGATCCGCCGCAACTACCCGGTGGTGGTCGGCAATCGCGTGGACACGGCCTCGGGCGAGGCCGTCACCGTGGTGGGATGCCTGTGCACGCCGCTGGACCTGCTCGGCGATGACATCGCGCTGCCGCCGGCCGAGATCGACGATCTCATCGTGATCTTCCAGGCGGGAGCCTACGGGCTCACCGCCAGTCCCACCGCCTTTCTGGGGCACGCCCCGCCCGCCGAAGTCCTCGTCTGA
- a CDS encoding acyl carrier protein, producing MTETLDAVRTVLVEALELPQQPDELSADTALFGALPELDSFGVVALVAAIEERFDITIDDDEFGAELFDTVGSLTAFVDAKRASAVR from the coding sequence ATGACCGAAACCCTGGATGCTGTGCGCACTGTTCTCGTCGAGGCGCTGGAACTGCCGCAGCAGCCCGACGAACTGAGTGCAGACACGGCGCTGTTCGGCGCGCTCCCGGAGCTGGATTCGTTCGGCGTCGTGGCCCTCGTCGCCGCGATCGAGGAGCGTTTCGACATCACGATCGACGACGACGAGTTCGGCGCAGAGCTGTTCGACACCGTCGGCTCGCTCACCGCGTTCGTGGACGCGAAGCGGGCGTCGGCGGTGCGATGA
- a CDS encoding glycosyltransferase family 4 protein, whose protein sequence is MKVLMIAPACDGEDIGEAWVAFQWARMLSEEHDLTLLTTFKRGHTPSAQQLPGVRVIEWEEPPGVGRFERLNSLMQPGYLPFYVRAQRWIRRRQAAGEQFDVAHQPVPVAMRYPSPAAGLGIPLLIGPVGGSLDSPPAFTEEEGATPWWQRLRALDAWRIRRDPLLRRTYESAACVIGVAPYVQDFLSGLRLRQFEIMSETAVHSVPAPVDRSRRDGPVRLLFVGRIVRTKGLRDVVTALGRTRDLNVTLDVVGDGNDRAACEALVAELGLSARVAFHGKVPRDDVDGFYERADVFVFPSYREPGGNVSLEAMAYGLPLIVCRRGGPGANVDDSCAFRLDADSPAQLAADVAAAIRTLVEDPDLRQRMGDAARERAARTHLWAHRLERVNRLYEEIAAPAVGSTRGRAN, encoded by the coding sequence ATGAAAGTCCTGATGATCGCACCGGCGTGCGACGGCGAGGACATCGGAGAAGCGTGGGTCGCCTTCCAGTGGGCGCGGATGCTCTCGGAGGAGCACGACCTCACCCTGTTGACGACCTTCAAGCGCGGCCATACGCCCTCCGCGCAGCAGCTGCCCGGCGTTCGCGTCATCGAGTGGGAGGAGCCGCCCGGCGTGGGCCGATTCGAGCGGCTCAACAGCCTGATGCAGCCCGGGTACCTGCCCTTCTACGTCCGTGCGCAGCGATGGATCCGGCGGCGACAGGCTGCGGGTGAGCAGTTCGACGTCGCCCATCAGCCGGTACCGGTCGCGATGCGCTACCCGTCGCCGGCGGCGGGGCTGGGCATCCCTCTCCTCATCGGCCCGGTGGGCGGCAGCCTCGACTCGCCGCCGGCGTTCACCGAGGAGGAGGGAGCGACGCCGTGGTGGCAACGGCTGCGCGCCCTCGACGCCTGGCGGATCCGACGCGATCCGCTGCTGCGACGCACGTACGAGTCGGCCGCGTGCGTGATCGGCGTAGCCCCGTACGTGCAGGATTTCCTCAGCGGGCTCCGGCTGCGGCAGTTCGAGATCATGAGCGAGACGGCCGTCCACTCCGTTCCCGCACCGGTGGATCGCTCCCGACGCGATGGCCCGGTGCGACTCCTCTTCGTGGGCAGGATCGTGCGCACCAAGGGGCTCCGCGACGTCGTCACGGCCCTCGGTCGCACGCGGGATCTGAACGTGACCCTCGATGTCGTCGGCGACGGCAACGACCGTGCGGCGTGCGAGGCCCTCGTCGCCGAGCTCGGTCTGAGCGCGCGGGTCGCCTTCCACGGCAAGGTCCCGCGTGACGACGTGGACGGTTTCTACGAGCGCGCCGACGTCTTCGTCTTCCCGAGCTATCGGGAGCCCGGCGGGAATGTCAGCCTCGAGGCGATGGCGTACGGGCTTCCCCTCATCGTCTGCCGCCGCGGCGGGCCCGGCGCGAACGTCGACGACTCCTGCGCGTTCCGGCTCGACGCGGACTCCCCCGCCCAGCTGGCAGCCGACGTCGCCGCGGCGATCCGCACACTCGTCGAGGATCCGGATCTCCGACAGCGCATGGGGGATGCCGCGCGCGAACGCGCCGCCCGCACCCACCTCTGGGCGCACCGCCTCGAGCGCGTGAACCGGCTGTACGAAGAGATCGCCGCGCCCGCGGTGGGCTCTACCCGGGGTCGGGCGAACTGA
- a CDS encoding glycosyltransferase family 2 protein — MTDAPPVDIAAVVVTFNSEHHITELLDSIPAAMGQLTYSVVVVDNGSTDATLAILDGRADCTVIRSHNDGYAAGMNRAVRHSPQASAILILNPDAVLDPGSVPSMYAVLRKPGTAVVAPRVREQDGSLSPTLRRGPTMGRVGGLSFTGRPMFTERIEDPQQYETEHEVEWAVGAILLVDGARYAALGGMDESYFLYSEETDFSLRAKDAGWATVYTPAAGAMHIGGGSGESATTHTMKILNRVRLYRRRTGTVRAIVYFWLTVATEVRRGLLGHAKSWPTVRALLHPKERPPLLGARDSLLPR; from the coding sequence ATGACCGACGCGCCGCCCGTGGACATCGCTGCCGTCGTCGTGACGTTCAACAGCGAACACCACATCACCGAGCTGCTGGACAGCATCCCCGCCGCAATGGGACAGCTGACGTATTCGGTCGTCGTCGTCGACAACGGCTCGACCGACGCCACCCTGGCGATCCTGGACGGCCGCGCGGACTGCACGGTGATCCGCTCCCACAACGACGGGTACGCCGCGGGCATGAACCGCGCCGTGCGTCATTCGCCGCAGGCTTCCGCGATCCTCATCCTCAACCCCGACGCCGTGCTCGACCCCGGCTCGGTGCCATCGATGTACGCCGTGCTGCGCAAGCCGGGGACCGCCGTGGTCGCTCCGCGCGTGCGGGAGCAGGACGGGAGCCTGTCACCGACGCTGCGGCGGGGTCCGACGATGGGCCGCGTGGGTGGGTTGAGCTTCACCGGCAGGCCGATGTTCACCGAACGCATCGAGGATCCGCAGCAATACGAGACCGAGCACGAGGTGGAGTGGGCGGTGGGCGCGATCCTGCTCGTGGACGGCGCACGCTACGCGGCGCTCGGGGGGATGGACGAGTCGTACTTCCTCTACTCGGAAGAGACCGACTTCAGCCTGCGCGCCAAGGACGCCGGGTGGGCCACGGTGTACACGCCCGCGGCGGGCGCCATGCACATCGGCGGCGGATCAGGAGAGAGCGCGACGACCCACACGATGAAGATCCTCAACCGCGTGCGGCTGTACCGCCGGCGAACCGGCACCGTCCGGGCGATCGTCTACTTCTGGCTGACCGTCGCGACCGAGGTGCGACGGGGGCTGCTCGGCCACGCCAAGTCCTGGCCGACCGTGCGGGCGCTGCTGCATCCGAAAGAGCGGCCGCCGCTGCTCGGAGCACGCGATAGCCTCCTCCCCAGATGA
- a CDS encoding O-antigen ligase family protein: MTALLPVAQTRILTDSVGWLTLYLGLLLFLPSRLIVGPLGSAGAPSLLFGLGSLLLWLLTFVGAARRAVSEPQPIRIALGILLFSVGVTYVLAMTGPISPDEISPADVGLLALASWSGTLLLTHDGIHQRSRLDTLIWRFAVCGGLLAVLGLVQIATRQLWVDQLSIPGLNGGPSYSLSTRGGYPRPAGTATHPIEYGVILAMILPIALHVGFCHNHRPLVVRWLPALALAAIIPLTSSRSAYLGAAVAVLVCLVAWSPARRRYVLAVAVAGVLAMVVLVPSFVGSIVGLFTGAGDDPSITSRTDSFAFAGDFIARDPWFGRGLGTLLPKYRIFDNQYLLLLVTIGIVGTLAFLALGITAAVTLFRLRARLRDEASRDLAVALAAAVCAGFTCLFMFDAFAFPMTMGTLFLILGLGGALRRIEDAKAGLAALLR; the protein is encoded by the coding sequence TTGACGGCTCTCCTGCCCGTCGCGCAGACGAGGATCCTGACGGACTCGGTCGGATGGCTGACTCTGTACCTCGGGCTGCTGTTGTTCCTCCCCTCCCGCCTGATCGTCGGCCCGCTCGGCAGTGCGGGAGCACCGTCCCTGCTCTTCGGTCTGGGGAGTCTGCTCCTCTGGCTGCTCACCTTCGTCGGCGCCGCACGACGGGCGGTCTCCGAGCCTCAGCCCATCCGGATCGCGCTGGGCATCCTGCTGTTCAGCGTCGGCGTGACCTATGTGCTCGCGATGACAGGCCCCATCAGCCCGGATGAGATCAGCCCCGCAGACGTCGGGCTGCTCGCTCTCGCGTCGTGGTCGGGCACGCTGCTGCTGACGCACGACGGCATCCATCAGAGAAGCCGCCTCGACACGCTCATCTGGCGCTTCGCGGTGTGCGGCGGACTCCTCGCGGTTCTCGGTCTGGTGCAGATCGCGACCCGGCAGCTGTGGGTGGATCAGCTGTCGATCCCCGGCCTGAACGGAGGGCCGTCGTACAGCCTCAGCACCCGCGGCGGGTACCCTCGCCCGGCCGGGACCGCGACGCATCCCATCGAGTACGGCGTCATCCTGGCGATGATCCTTCCGATCGCCCTGCACGTCGGCTTCTGCCACAATCATCGCCCACTGGTGGTGCGGTGGCTTCCTGCTCTCGCACTCGCCGCCATCATCCCGCTCACCTCGTCGCGGTCCGCGTATCTCGGCGCTGCCGTCGCCGTCCTCGTCTGCCTGGTGGCATGGTCACCCGCCCGACGGCGATACGTCCTGGCCGTGGCGGTTGCCGGCGTGCTGGCGATGGTGGTGCTGGTGCCGAGCTTCGTCGGCTCCATCGTCGGCCTGTTCACCGGTGCGGGCGATGACCCGAGCATCACCTCGCGCACCGACAGCTTCGCGTTCGCCGGGGACTTCATCGCCCGGGATCCGTGGTTCGGACGCGGCTTGGGCACCCTGCTGCCCAAGTACCGGATCTTCGACAACCAGTATCTGCTGCTCCTGGTGACGATCGGGATCGTCGGCACTCTCGCGTTCCTCGCGCTGGGGATCACCGCGGCGGTGACCCTGTTCCGGCTTCGGGCTCGGCTGCGCGACGAGGCGTCGCGCGACCTGGCGGTGGCGCTGGCCGCGGCCGTCTGCGCGGGATTCACGTGCCTGTTCATGTTCGACGCGTTCGCGTTCCCGATGACGATGGGGACGCTGTTCCTGATCCTGGGCCTGGGCGGCGCGCTCCGCCGGATAGAAGATGCCAAAGCAGGTCTGGCGGCGCTCCTGCGATGA
- a CDS encoding DUF4082 domain-containing protein, with product MATLALAFTGAAVAPALAAPATTGIFADDLKPSSGADRDRAAVELGVRFSPDKSGSVTALQYYQGSGAKNVTTATLWSAQGSVLATVKFKASTTPGWRTIPLTKPVALTGGTSYVVSYQAPNGGYPSISRDLSSAKNQNGFTLKAGAGVYRYGATRAVPTSTFAGSNYLVDVVYQASGTTTTPAPTATPTPTATPKPTATPTPTATPTPTPTATPTPTPPPTTTPTPPASGGFVALGRSFPSSATTGVPAGVALTAYTGPCTIQTAGYVIDAKQVNCSLRILAKDVVIKNSKINGSVYADYNNNVGSFTITDSEVFAGNYAGTGIGDAFFTALRVEVTGGTRSINCYANCTVQDSYVHGQLHDTSGVNHESGIRVNTNSNLIHNTIACDAPDFAPDAGCSAAITGYPDFDPMQNNRIDNNLIIAGSGGYCTYGGSTAGKPYSGQTRDIRFTNNVWQRGTEMGAGGRGYVCGYWGPVTSFDINAPGAVWTNNLFDDGTAVAPAN from the coding sequence GTGGCGACCCTGGCTCTCGCCTTCACCGGTGCGGCGGTCGCGCCGGCCCTGGCCGCTCCCGCCACGACAGGCATCTTCGCCGACGACCTCAAACCGAGCTCCGGCGCCGACCGCGACAGAGCCGCCGTCGAACTGGGCGTGCGGTTCTCGCCGGACAAGTCCGGTTCGGTCACCGCCCTGCAGTATTACCAGGGCAGTGGCGCGAAGAACGTCACCACCGCCACACTGTGGTCGGCACAGGGCAGCGTGCTGGCAACCGTGAAGTTCAAGGCCAGCACGACACCGGGGTGGCGCACCATCCCGCTGACCAAGCCGGTCGCACTGACCGGCGGCACCTCCTATGTGGTGTCGTACCAGGCGCCGAACGGCGGCTACCCCTCCATCAGCCGCGATCTCTCGTCGGCCAAGAACCAGAACGGCTTCACGCTGAAGGCCGGTGCCGGCGTCTACCGCTACGGCGCCACGCGCGCGGTGCCGACCTCGACGTTCGCCGGGTCGAACTATCTGGTGGATGTCGTCTACCAGGCCTCCGGCACCACGACGACGCCCGCACCCACGGCCACACCGACGCCGACCGCGACGCCGAAGCCGACCGCGACGCCCACGCCCACGGCGACACCGACGCCGACTCCGACGGCCACTCCGACGCCGACTCCGCCGCCGACGACCACGCCGACACCCCCGGCCTCCGGCGGGTTCGTCGCCCTCGGCCGCTCGTTCCCCAGCTCTGCAACGACCGGGGTCCCCGCCGGGGTCGCTCTGACGGCCTACACCGGTCCCTGCACGATTCAGACCGCCGGGTACGTCATCGACGCCAAGCAGGTCAACTGCTCGCTGCGGATCCTGGCGAAGGATGTCGTGATCAAGAACTCGAAGATCAACGGCTCGGTGTACGCCGACTACAACAACAACGTCGGTTCGTTCACCATCACCGACAGCGAGGTCTTCGCGGGCAACTATGCCGGAACCGGCATCGGGGATGCGTTCTTCACCGCTCTGCGCGTCGAGGTGACCGGCGGAACCCGCTCGATCAACTGCTACGCCAACTGCACGGTGCAGGACTCGTACGTCCACGGCCAGCTGCATGACACGTCCGGCGTCAACCACGAGTCGGGCATCCGCGTCAACACGAACAGCAACCTGATCCACAACACCATCGCGTGCGACGCTCCGGACTTCGCTCCGGATGCCGGCTGCTCCGCCGCGATCACCGGATACCCGGACTTCGATCCGATGCAGAACAACCGGATCGACAACAACCTGATCATCGCGGGATCGGGCGGGTACTGCACGTACGGCGGATCCACCGCGGGCAAGCCGTACTCCGGCCAGACGCGGGACATCCGTTTCACCAACAACGTGTGGCAGCGCGGCACCGAGATGGGTGCAGGCGGCCGCGGGTACGTGTGCGGATACTGGGGACCGGTGACGTCCTTCGACATCAACGCACCCGGTGCGGTCTGGACGAACAACCTGTTCGATGACGGCACGGCGGTCGCTCCGGCGAACTGA